In the genome of Blastopirellula retiformator, the window CAGGAATGCGCTCTCGCTGAACGATCGCGACAAGAACAACTATCTCGACGAAGAAGAGTTCCCACCGAATCTGGCCCAGCAGCTGACCTTTGCGATGGTCGACTCGGATGAAGATGGTCAGGTGACGCTGGCCGAACTGCAAACGGCGCTGACCAACATCGACTTGGTGAAGGCTTGCCAGATTCGGGTGCAGCGAACCGCCGTGATTGATCCGTTGTTCGCCGCACTCGATCAAAACGGCGATGGCCGGCTGGCGGTGCGGGAATTACGGGGGGCGAGTCAGCGGCTGGCTCAACTCGACCAGAATGGGGACAGCCGGGTCGGTTTTGACGAATTCCCCGCGTTTGGCGGATTGGTTGTCTATCGGGGGGGAGAGCGAGACGGCTCGACGATGCCGGCCCGCGTCGCCCAGGCGTCGGTTGAGGGGCGACCGGATTGGCATCAGGGGATGGACTTCAACGGGGATGGTGACGTTAGTTGGGCCGAGTTTTTAGGGAATCAGGGGCAATTTGAGCGGCTTGACCGGGATGGGGACGGGCTGCTGTCGGTGGTTGAAGTGGCGACTGAGTCGATCTAAACTTTGCTACCTTGGGAAGATGCCGCCGAGCGGCGTTTGCTCACGAGTTCTTAATAAAACATTCTTTGAGGCTTTACGACTTCTTATCGTATTCCACAAGCATTAGTGATTGCTGCACCTTGGGTTTCGTCAAAGTTGCGGAGAACGTTTTTAACGCTTGTTCACGGCTTCTTAATCTAATCTTAACTTTTTTGCGTCATGATAGCGGGTCGCTTCTGGGCGTCCGCCACAGGTGGAGAGACCCCAGGGGATTTTAGAATTGTGACATTTATCAGAGGGAAGCACCCACAATGAACCGTTCCCGGAACATCTTCATGGTCGCCGCTTTGGCGTTGGCCGCCCCGCTTGCCGCCTCGGCGCAAGTCCAAGTCGACCCTGCCTTGCCGTCTTACAAGCCGGTTCAAGGCGTCAACGGAAACATCAGCAGCATGGGTTCCGACACCATGAACAACCTGATGACTCTGTGGGCTGAAGGTTTTCAGAAGTTCTACCCAGGCGTGACGATCGAAATTGAAGGCAAGGGTTCGTCGACCGCTCCGGCCGCACTGACCAAGGGGACCGCGACGTTCGGCCCGATGAGCCGCCCGATGAAAGCGGACGAAATCGACGCCTTTGAAAAGAAGTTTGGCTACAAACCGACCCAGCTCGGCACGTCGATCGACATGCTGGCGGTCTTCGTTCACAAAGACAACCCGATCAAGGGGCTGTCGCTGCAGCAACTCGATGACATGTTTAGCAGCACGCGCAAGAGCGGCGGCGAAGACATCGCCACTTGGGGCCAGCTGGATCTGCAGGGCGCCTGGGCCAACCGTGCGATCAGCCTGTATGGTCGCAACTCGGCTTCCGGCACCTACGGTTATTTCAAAGCAAACGCCTTGGCGAAGGGTGACTACAAGACCTCGGTCAAAGAGCAGCCGGGCAGCTCGGCCGTGATCCAGGGCGTCGCCAACGACGTCGCCGGCATCGGCTACAGCGGCATCGGTTATAGGACCGCCGCCGTCCGCGTCGTGCCGCTGTCGAAGTCGGGCGACGAGTACGTTGAGCCGTCGCTGGAAACGGTCAGCAGCTACCCGCTGTCGCGTTTTCTCTACCTGAGCGTCAACCACAAACCGGGCACGAAGCTTGATCCGCTCCGCTTGGAGTTCATTAAGTACATCTTCAGCAAAGAAGGTCAGGAAGCGGTCGTCAAAGACGGTTACCTGCCGCTCAACGCGAAGGTCGCCCAACGGCAGCTCGACTTGATCTTGAAAGCGAACTAGTCGCCGCCATTCGCGAAGGTTATCGCCGCGTCGCCGCTTCGTTTGGAAGTGGCGGCGCGTTTTTCTCTTTCCAGCGTCTCGACCATCTCGAGACTCCCGCCGGACTAGCCCAGCCCCATGTCGCAAGACGAAAAGAGTTTCTCCGGCCGCCGTCGACGTATGAAAACGCGATGGACGGTCGCCGTCGCCGACGTGCTGTCGGAATTTGTGATCACGGTGGGCGGCATCGGGACGATCGTCGCCGTGATGGCGGTCTTCGTCGTGTTGGTCGCTCGGGTCGCGCCGCTCGGCTTGCCGGCCTCGATCTCGGACGAAGTCACTCGCGAGACCCACTGGGGATCGGCCAAACCGGTCCATCTGGCGGTCGACGAGTACCGCACGATTGGTTGGGTCTTGTTCGACGATGGTCGACTTGAGACGTTCCGCGTCGACAATGGCGAGAAGCTCGCCGAAACGCAGCTCTTTGCCGACAAGCAACTCTCGGCGATTTCGACTTCCGTTGGCCGCGGCGGCGTGTTGCTCGGCTTTCTCGACGGTACCATTCAATTCGCCAGCGTCGACTTCAAGACCTCGTTTATCGACGTTGTCGACGCCCCAGAAGAATTTCAGGGGATGAAGCCTGGCGAGCGCGCCACCTTCAAGCCCAGCGACAACGAGACCGGCGTCATCGAACTGACGTCGCAAGGTCAGTACCGTCTGCAACTGCTTACCACCAACGCCATGGAGCCGCTGCAGGTTTCCGACAAGGCGATCTTGCTGCTAGATCATGTGCCGGAACCGGGCGGTGGCGGCAACGCCGTTAGTCTCTCGAAAGAAGATCGCAAGTACGTCGCCTACTCGGCTGACGGCAAGCTGCGATATGGCATCGTCGCGGAAGAGGAAGACTTCCTTACCGGCGACGTCACGCTGAACAATGAAACGATCGAACTCGATATCGCCGATATCCAGGGAGAACGCCCCAACTTCCTGTTGCAAACGGCTCGCGGTAACGACGTCTTCCTGGCCTGGAAATCGGGCCAGATGGTACGCCTGGTCCGTCAGAACGCCGAGGATGGTTCGGGCTTTGTGCTTTCGCCGGTCGAGAAGGTCGACCTGTTGCCCGACACCGACGCCGAGCTGACCGTCTGCGACTTCATCCTGGGGCGCGAGACCGTCTTTGTCGGCGATAGCGATGGAGGAGCGAGCGGCTGGTTTTTGGTTCGCACCGCCGAGACCGACGATCCCCAGTTGCAAGAGCGCAAGACCGGCGATGGTTTTACGTTGGTACGCGTGCATGAGTTAGAGTCGGCTCCGGGCGAAAAGATCGTTTCGATGCGGGCCTCCGAACGAAGCCGCATGCTGGCGGTCGGTTATGAATCGGGGCGGTTTCGCGTCTATCAAATGACGACCGAACTGTTGGTGCTCGATCGCCATCTCCCTGGCGACGTGCCGGTCGTCAGCGCGATGATCACGCCGAAGGATGACGGCCTGTTGGTCGAGTCGGAAAACGGTTTGTCGCTGTGGAACTTCGACCCTCGCCATCCCGAGATCAGCATCGCCACGGCGATCTTGCCGGTTTGGTATGAAGGCTATCCGCAACCACGGCAGATCTGGCAAAGCTCGTCGGCCGGCGTTGAACCGGAAATGAAGCTGGGCCTCTACCCGCTGATCTCCGGCACGCTGAAGGCGACCTTCTACTCGATGTTGTTCGGGGCGCCGATCGCCCTGTTGGCGGCGATCTACACCAGCGAGTTCACCACGTACAAAGTTCGGACGTTCGTCAAACCGACGGTCGAGATGATGGCCAGCCTGCCGAGCGTGGTGCTCGGGTTCTTGGCGGCGATCGTCTTCGCCCCGGTGGTCGAATCGTTCTTGCCCTTCTTTTTGACGACGATCGTCGCGGTTCCGCTGACCTTCATCACAGCGGCGATGCTGTGGCAGCTGATGCCGCGGCGGATTGGCTTGATTTTGGAAGATTGGCGACTCTGGTTCATGGTGCCGGTCCTGTTCCTGGGGTTGTTTGTGTCGTTCCAACTGGCGCCGTGGGTCGACCATCTCGCCTTTGAAGGTAACGTCAAATCGTGGCTCAATGGAGATGGCAACGGCGTCGTCGGTTGGGTGATGCTCATGATTCCGCTCGGCGGTTTGGGGGCGTTCTTCCTCAATGGCATGGTGATCAATCCTTATCTGCGGGCTCACGCGGTGAAGTGGAGTCGCCCGCAGTTTGCGCTGATGAGCTTCGCCAAGTTTGCCGCGCTAGTGTTGATGACCTTCCTGGTGGCGTGGGGCGTATCTTCGCTGCTGTACTGGGCGCCGACCTGGTTTGGCGCTCTGCCGTGGGATCCGCGGGGGACGTTCGTCGACAGCTATGCTCAGCGAAACTCGTTTGTCGTTGGGTTCGTGATGGGCTTCGCGGTGATTCCGATTATTTACACGATCGCGGACGATGCGTTGGCCACCGTGCCAAAGCATCTGCGTTCCGCTTCGCTTGGCTGCGGCGCGACGCCGTGGCAGACGACCGTGCGTGTGGTGATTCCGACCGCGATGAGCGGGCTCTTTTCGGCCTTGATGATTGGCCTGGGCCGCGTCGTCGGCGAGACGATGATCGTGCTGATGGCCGGGGGCAATACGCCGGTGACCGATTGGAACATCTTCAGCGGGTTCCGCACGCTCAGTGCGACCATCGCGATCGAACTGCCGGAGGCGGTCGAGAACAGCACGCACTTCCGGATGTTGTTTGCGGCGGCCCTGGTGCTGTTCGTCATCACCTTTTTGATCAATACCGCGGCCGAAATCGTGCGGCTGCGTTTCCGTAAACGAGCGTACCAACTATGACCTCGCCGAAGAAGAAAAAGCCGGCGTCGCCGCGCGAGAAACGGGGGCACGTCTCGAAGCCGGGGCTTTCGCTGCTGGCCCAGGGAGAGCCGATGGTCTGGTTGACCGGCGGTTCGCTGGCGCTTTGCTTGCTGATGATCTTTGGCCTGCTGTCGCTGGTCGTTTACAACGGCATGCGGACCTTCTGGCCGGGGCGGTTGTACCAGGTCGAAACGGTCGATGGCGCCGTCTATTTGGGAGAAGCGGCCGGCGTCGAAAAGTTTGATCTGACCGAACAGCTGATCAACTCGTTTCCCCCGGAGCTGAAAAAGGCTCGCGAGCTCGCGCTGCAAAAGTTTGAAGAAGCGGGCAGCGTACCGGTCGAAGTTGAGCGGCGGCAATACCGTACCGGCAACTTCGACATCATCTCCAACTTCGACCGTGAAGGGACGCATTACCACACGGTCAACGAGTTCGAGATGGTTCAGCCCGAGGCGGAACTGCCGGAATGGGCGATGGTGATCGAGCGTCTGTCGTGGGGGCGTTTCTACGGCATGCCGGTCGAGTTCAAGCTGAGTCATCAGCGTCCGATCTCGGCGGACGAAGAGCAGTTGGAAGAGATCGTCCAACTGATTCAAGCCAACATGTATCGCATCAGCGACGCCGATCAATCGGCGCAGCTGAAAGAGGCGCTTTCCCCGGTCGAGCAGGAGCTGGCCAAGGTTCAAGCGGCCAATATCGACGCGTTCATCGCTGAGAAAAAGTCGCTGGAAGGGGAACTGCGGGCCCAGGGGAAAACCGGCCCCGAGAAACCGCTGGCCGACGTCAACTCGGCCGAAGAGAATATTGTCGGCATCGTGCAAGCGTCGGTCGGTCCCGAGGCGGCGTGGGAGAAATACAACGAGTTTCATGACGAAGTGATCAGCCGATCGCATCGCCGCAAAGAGATCGAAGAGTTTGAGGTTGGCGAGGTCAACGGCGAAGAAGAGACCGCCCGGTTGTCGCTGCGGGACGAGGAGATCGCCCACCCCGGCGTCTTTGTCGTCGAACTGGCGAACGAACTGTCGCGGCTGCAGGGACAAGTCGCCACGCTCGAAGAGATCGGCGAGAAGAACAAAGCGATCTTGAAGCAGATCGAGAAACGCTCGGGCGCCGATTCGCCGTTGGCCAAGTTCGCCGCCGAGATCGTTCAAGGACTGGCGTCCGATCTGGCCGATCAGCAAGCCGAGCCAAAAAAACGAATCGCGGAAATCGAAGGGGTCGTCGCCGACATGCCTCCCTCGACGCAGGCGGCCGTCGACAACTTCCTGAAGATCCGCAAAGAGTCGACCGAACGAACGGTCGCCTTGCAGCAAAAGATCCGCCAGCTGAACGAAGAGAACGATCGCTACGTGCTGCACATGCAGACCGCGCAGGAGATCGACAAAGACATTCCGCTGGCCGAGATCGTACGGGCCTTTCCCGCCAACCGGTTGAGCCTGTCCGGGCAGATGGGCGTTTACCTGTCGCGGTGGGGCGAGTTTCTGATGGACGACCCGCGAGAAGCGAACTCGGAAGGGGGCGTCTTTCCGGCGATCTGGGGGACGGTCGCGATGACGATGATCATGTCGATCATCGTGGTGCCGTTCGGCGTGTTGGCGGCGCTCTACTTGCGCGAGTTCGCCAAGCCCGGCCCGATCGTCAGCGCGATTCGAATCAGCATCAACAACTTGGCCGGGGTGCCGAGCATCGTCTTTGGCGTGTTTGGTTTCGCCTTTTTGATCGGCAACGTCGGACGTTATATCGACGGCGGCCCAGAGAACGCCGACTTGCCGGTGATGTCCTCGTCGCGGTGGTACTTGCTGCTGGGCGTGTTGGCGGCGACCGCGTGCGGCGCGTTTATGATGTCGATGTACGCTGTCGGCAATCGCCGGCAGTTGACCGGCGGCCGCAACATGTGGCTCGGTAAGATCGCGCTGCTGCTGTGGATTGCGGCGACCGGCGCTTTCGTCACGGCGCTGGCGACGACGCCGGAGTTCAACGGCTTCTTCACCTCGCATCTGCCCAACCCGGTGTTCGGCAAAGGCTGTCTGGCGTGGGCCAGCATTACGCTGGCGCTGTTGACCTTGCCGGTGGTGATTGTCGCGACCGAAGAGGCGTTGGCGGCGGTGCCGAACTCGCTGCGTGAAGGTTCGTACGGCTGTGGCGCCAGCAAGTGGCAGACGATCTGGCGGATTGTGCTGCCCCATGCGTTGCCGGGGATTATGACCGGCATGATCTTGGCGATGGCCCGCGGCGCCGGCGAAGTGGCGCCGCTGATGTTGGTCGGCGTGTTGAAACTGGCTCCCGAGTTGCCGATCGACCTTTCGCCGCCGTTTTTGCATTTTGATCGCAGCTTTATGCATCTTGGTTTTCACATCTACGATTTAGGTTTTCAAAGCCAAAACAGCGAAGCGGCCAAGCCGATGGTTTACACCACGACTTTGTTGTTGATCGCCGTGATCGCCCTGTTGAACCTGTCGGCGATCTGGCTTCGCGCTCGCTTGCGGCGGCGATTCCAGCCGGGACAGTTTTAGTCCTCCGTGCGGAGATCATGCAGTACAATGTCGACGCAACGCGAAATTGAGAAAATTCCTCAGACGAGAAACAGCGTGAACGAGATAACGTCTCCACAACAACCGGGCGAAGAGCGACAGAATCGTCTGGAAATGATCGCTCAAGGGCACGAGTTCGATTCGGTCATTCACGATTCGGTGAAGCGCGAAGAGTGCGTGCTGGAGATCAAGAATTTCAATCTGTGGTATGGCGAAAAGCAGGCGCTGTTTAACGTCAACATGCCGGTCCCCAAGGGGCAGGTTACCGCGCTGGTTGGTCCATCGGGGTGCGGCAAGTCGACCTTGCTCCGCTGCGTCAATCGGATGAACGATCTGATCGACACGGTTCGCATTCAGGGGGACATCGTCCTGAACGGCGATTCGATCTGCGACGCCGGCGTCGATGTGATCGAACTGCGCAAACGAATGGGCATGGTGTTCCAAAAGCCGAACCCGTTCCCGATGAGCATTTTTGAAAACGTCGTCTATCCGTTGCGGATCGACGGCGAACGAAACCGCGGCGTGTTGGAAGGGGTGTGCGAGCACAGCCTCAAAGGCGCCGCGATCTGGGACGAAGTGAAAGACCGTTTGCACGAGAGCGGGCTGAGCCTGTCCGGCGGACAGCAGCAGCGGCTCTGCATCGCGCGAGCGATCGCCAGCGAGCCGGAAGTGTTGCTGCTGGACGAACCTTGCTCGGCTCTCGACCCGATTGCGACCAGCAAGATCGAAGACCTGATTCGCGAGCTTCGCGGCGAGTACTCGATCTTGATCGTGACCCACAACATGCAGCAAGCGTCGCGGATCAGCGACTACACTGCGTTCATGTACTTGGGACGACTGGTTGAGTTTGGTCCGACCGTCGACATCTTCACCAATCCCAAATTGACCGAAACGAACGCTTATGTCACGGGACGCTTCGGATAGTCGAGCGTCCGCCGCAACAAGTTCTTCGTCTGTTTCCTTTCACACCACCATCAGGGGAAAGCGATGTCTCGAATTATTGGCGCCTTGGTTTGTTTCACGTTGATCGTAGTCGCCTGCGATCTGGCCGCCGCCGACGAGCGACGTGAACCGAAGCACGACAAGTTCGCCGTCGACTTCTGGAACTACTTGGACGGGAAGTACGACAAGTGGGATACGGTTGCTGAATTGCCCAGCTCGGTTCCCGCTCCGCAAGTTTCCGGCGACGCAAAGACCTACGCTAATCCGGCCGCGCTGAAGAACCTGCAAGAGCCGGGCTACGGTTCGATCTTCGTCGTCGAGCATCTGCAGGATGACAAGGTCATCGGTCTGACCGCTTGCTTCCGGGCCAAAGCAGGGATCGACTCGAAACAGAACGACTGGTACTGGCTCTACTATCTGCCGAGCGGCGACGTGGTGAAAACGTCGGCCGACAAAGCGGCGTTCGACAAGCCGGGCTACGTCACCTTTGAAGAGGACGGCCGCCTCTGGGTGTTCGACCTGACCAACAAGAACCTGACCGACTTTCTGAAAATCGGCGAGTTGACCAAGCAGGTGATTCGCCCCGGCGTTGGCCCCTCGGGCATGACGCTGAAGTCGGATGAGACCGAAACGATTCTCGGCTACCTGGCCGCCAAGCCCGGCTTTTTGACGGCGATCGAAGATGGCCGCGTCTGGGTGTTGAAAGAAGGAAGCGACGCGGCGAAAGAGTTTGTCGCCGCCGGCGAACCGGCCAAGCAGGTGATCCGGCCGGGCGCTGGTCCGCTGGGCGTTACGCTGAAGTCGGATGACGCCGCCACGATCGCCGCCTATCGCTATGCTAAGCCAGGCTATCACGCGTCGGTCGACGCCGATGGCCGCGTGTGGGTCTTTCCGGAAGCGAGCCAGGCCTGGTCGGAGT includes:
- a CDS encoding PstS family phosphate ABC transporter substrate-binding protein — encoded protein: MNRSRNIFMVAALALAAPLAASAQVQVDPALPSYKPVQGVNGNISSMGSDTMNNLMTLWAEGFQKFYPGVTIEIEGKGSSTAPAALTKGTATFGPMSRPMKADEIDAFEKKFGYKPTQLGTSIDMLAVFVHKDNPIKGLSLQQLDDMFSSTRKSGGEDIATWGQLDLQGAWANRAISLYGRNSASGTYGYFKANALAKGDYKTSVKEQPGSSAVIQGVANDVAGIGYSGIGYRTAAVRVVPLSKSGDEYVEPSLETVSSYPLSRFLYLSVNHKPGTKLDPLRLEFIKYIFSKEGQEAVVKDGYLPLNAKVAQRQLDLILKAN
- a CDS encoding ABC transporter permease subunit is translated as MSQDEKSFSGRRRRMKTRWTVAVADVLSEFVITVGGIGTIVAVMAVFVVLVARVAPLGLPASISDEVTRETHWGSAKPVHLAVDEYRTIGWVLFDDGRLETFRVDNGEKLAETQLFADKQLSAISTSVGRGGVLLGFLDGTIQFASVDFKTSFIDVVDAPEEFQGMKPGERATFKPSDNETGVIELTSQGQYRLQLLTTNAMEPLQVSDKAILLLDHVPEPGGGGNAVSLSKEDRKYVAYSADGKLRYGIVAEEEDFLTGDVTLNNETIELDIADIQGERPNFLLQTARGNDVFLAWKSGQMVRLVRQNAEDGSGFVLSPVEKVDLLPDTDAELTVCDFILGRETVFVGDSDGGASGWFLVRTAETDDPQLQERKTGDGFTLVRVHELESAPGEKIVSMRASERSRMLAVGYESGRFRVYQMTTELLVLDRHLPGDVPVVSAMITPKDDGLLVESENGLSLWNFDPRHPEISIATAILPVWYEGYPQPRQIWQSSSAGVEPEMKLGLYPLISGTLKATFYSMLFGAPIALLAAIYTSEFTTYKVRTFVKPTVEMMASLPSVVLGFLAAIVFAPVVESFLPFFLTTIVAVPLTFITAAMLWQLMPRRIGLILEDWRLWFMVPVLFLGLFVSFQLAPWVDHLAFEGNVKSWLNGDGNGVVGWVMLMIPLGGLGAFFLNGMVINPYLRAHAVKWSRPQFALMSFAKFAALVLMTFLVAWGVSSLLYWAPTWFGALPWDPRGTFVDSYAQRNSFVVGFVMGFAVIPIIYTIADDALATVPKHLRSASLGCGATPWQTTVRVVIPTAMSGLFSALMIGLGRVVGETMIVLMAGGNTPVTDWNIFSGFRTLSATIAIELPEAVENSTHFRMLFAAALVLFVITFLINTAAEIVRLRFRKRAYQL
- a CDS encoding phosphate ABC transporter permease PstA codes for the protein MTSPKKKKPASPREKRGHVSKPGLSLLAQGEPMVWLTGGSLALCLLMIFGLLSLVVYNGMRTFWPGRLYQVETVDGAVYLGEAAGVEKFDLTEQLINSFPPELKKARELALQKFEEAGSVPVEVERRQYRTGNFDIISNFDREGTHYHTVNEFEMVQPEAELPEWAMVIERLSWGRFYGMPVEFKLSHQRPISADEEQLEEIVQLIQANMYRISDADQSAQLKEALSPVEQELAKVQAANIDAFIAEKKSLEGELRAQGKTGPEKPLADVNSAEENIVGIVQASVGPEAAWEKYNEFHDEVISRSHRRKEIEEFEVGEVNGEEETARLSLRDEEIAHPGVFVVELANELSRLQGQVATLEEIGEKNKAILKQIEKRSGADSPLAKFAAEIVQGLASDLADQQAEPKKRIAEIEGVVADMPPSTQAAVDNFLKIRKESTERTVALQQKIRQLNEENDRYVLHMQTAQEIDKDIPLAEIVRAFPANRLSLSGQMGVYLSRWGEFLMDDPREANSEGGVFPAIWGTVAMTMIMSIIVVPFGVLAALYLREFAKPGPIVSAIRISINNLAGVPSIVFGVFGFAFLIGNVGRYIDGGPENADLPVMSSSRWYLLLGVLAATACGAFMMSMYAVGNRRQLTGGRNMWLGKIALLLWIAATGAFVTALATTPEFNGFFTSHLPNPVFGKGCLAWASITLALLTLPVVIVATEEALAAVPNSLREGSYGCGASKWQTIWRIVLPHALPGIMTGMILAMARGAGEVAPLMLVGVLKLAPELPIDLSPPFLHFDRSFMHLGFHIYDLGFQSQNSEAAKPMVYTTTLLLIAVIALLNLSAIWLRARLRRRFQPGQF
- the pstB gene encoding phosphate ABC transporter ATP-binding protein PstB, with protein sequence MNEITSPQQPGEERQNRLEMIAQGHEFDSVIHDSVKREECVLEIKNFNLWYGEKQALFNVNMPVPKGQVTALVGPSGCGKSTLLRCVNRMNDLIDTVRIQGDIVLNGDSICDAGVDVIELRKRMGMVFQKPNPFPMSIFENVVYPLRIDGERNRGVLEGVCEHSLKGAAIWDEVKDRLHESGLSLSGGQQQRLCIARAIASEPEVLLLDEPCSALDPIATSKIEDLIRELRGEYSILIVTHNMQQASRISDYTAFMYLGRLVEFGPTVDIFTNPKLTETNAYVTGRFG